The Acinonyx jubatus isolate Ajub_Pintada_27869175 chromosome D2, VMU_Ajub_asm_v1.0, whole genome shotgun sequence genome contains a region encoding:
- the IFIT2 gene encoding interferon-induced protein with tetratricopeptide repeats 2 has product MSETTRNTLESCLRQLKCHFTWNLVEGGKSLDDFEDEVCNTTEFQNNEFKATVFNILAYIKHRRGHDEAALGCLQRAEELIQREHAEQADIRSLVTWGNYAWVYYHLGRPADAQMYVDKVRRVCEKFRSPYRIESPEMDCEEGWARLQCGGKHNERAKVCFEKALERNPQNAEFSSGLAIASYRLDTWPLPQDPVDPLRRAIQLNPDNRYAKVLLALKLQGMKEEGEGERLVEEALEGAPCATDVLCGAAKLFKRKGALDKAIELLLKALEGMPNNAYLHYYTGCCYRAKVLDILQDTGKNGMSWRREKLQEAIEQAVYHLKRVEEADANHPCVCSYLACLYAQAGQYDEAECYFQKEFCKELSPVAKQVLHLRYGNFQLYQLKSEDRAIHHFIQGVKIKQDSKETEKMKNKLQKIASVRLSKNGADSVALHLLEFLQEMGTEMRPAEEKSERHLDSGSFLPSASSPEE; this is encoded by the exons ATGAG TGAGACCACCAGAAACACCTTGGAGAGTTGTCTGCGGCAACTTAAATGCCATTTCACGTGGAACTTGGTGGAGGGAGGAAAGTCGTTGGATGACTTTGAAGACGAGGTATGTAACACGACGGAGTTCCAGAACAACGAATTCAAAGCCACGGTGTTCAACATACTGGCCTACATAAAACACCGCAGAGGCCACGATGAGGCTGCCCTGGGGTGCCTACAGAGGGCTGAGGAGCTGATCCAGCGGGAGCACGCGGAGCAGGCAGACATCAGAAGTCTGGTCACCTGGGGAAACTACGCCTGGGTCTACTACCACCTGGGCAGACCCGCAGACGCTCAGATGTATGTGGACAAGGTGCGACGGGTATGCGAGAAGTTCCGCAGCCCCTACAGAATCGAGAGTCCTGAGATGGACTGTGAGGAGGGGTGGGCCCGGTTACAGTGTGGAGGAAAGCACAACGAGAGGGCCAAGGTGTGCTTTGAGAAGGCTCTGGAAAGGAATCCCCAGAACGCAGAATTCAGCTCTGGCCTGGCCATTGCGAGCTACCGTCTGGACACCTGGCCGCTGCCTCAGGATCCCGTCGACCCTCTGAGGCGGGCCATTCAGCTGAATCCTGACAACCGGTATGCGAAAGTGCTCTTGGCTCTGAAACTTCAGGGGATGAAGGAAGAAGGTGAAGGAGAGAGGCTTGTGGAGGAAGCTTTGGAGGGGGCCCCGTGTGCAACCGACGTGCTTTGTGGAGCAGCGAagctgtttaaaagaaaaggagcCCTAGACAAAGCTATCGAACTGCTTCTAAAGGCTCTAGAAGGCATGCCCAACAATGCCTATCTGCATTACTACACTGGGTGCTGCTACAGGGCAAAAGTCCTCGATATCCTACAGGACACAGGAAAGAATGGCATGTCCTGGAGAAGAGAAAAGTTACAGGAAGCCATTGAGCAAGCTGTGTATCATTTGAAGAGAGTGGAGGAGGCCGATGCAAACCACCCCTGTGTCTGCTCCTATCTGGCCTGCCTCTATGCACAAGCAGGTCAGTACGACGAAGCAGAGTGCTACTTCCAAAAGGAATTCTGCAAAGAGCTTTCTCCCGTAGCCAAACAAGTCCTCCACCTGCGCTATGGCAACTTCCAGCTCTACCAGCTGAAGAGCGAGGACAGAGCCATCCACCATTTCATACAGGGTGTGAAAATAAAGCAGGActcaaaggagacagaaaagatgaaaaataagctGCAAAAAATTGCCAGTGTCAGGCTTTCTAAAAACGGGGCGGATTCTGTCGCTTTGCACCTCTTGGAGTTTCTTCAGGAGATGGGTACAGAGATGCGGCCAGCAGAGGAAAAGTCTGAGAGGCATTTGGATTCTGGAAGCTTCCTCCCTTCAGCATCTTCCCCTGAGGAATGA